The Ochotona princeps isolate mOchPri1 chromosome 1, mOchPri1.hap1, whole genome shotgun sequence genome has a segment encoding these proteins:
- the CENPW gene encoding centromere protein W isoform X2, producing the protein MALSNTVSQKAKLKRKAPRSFLKRVFKRQKPHLRLEARGDLLRSPGQMLVRINVESLTRIMYWLLQR; encoded by the exons ATGGCACTCTCAAACACAGTCTCCCAGAAGGCGAAATTAAAGCGGAAGGCTCCCCGCAGTTTTCTCAAGAGGGTTTTTAAGCGACAGAAACCACACCTTCGACTGGAGGCGCGTGGCGACCTGCTG AGGAGTCCAGGACAAATGCTTGTGAGAATAAATGTGGAGTCATTAACAAGGAtcatgtactggctgctgcaAAGGTGA
- the CENPW gene encoding centromere protein W isoform X1 — MALSNTVSQKAKLKRKAPRSFLKRVFKRQKPHLRLEARGDLLVHLNCLLFVHRLAEESRTNACENKCGVINKDHVLAAAKVILKKSRG; from the exons ATGGCACTCTCAAACACAGTCTCCCAGAAGGCGAAATTAAAGCGGAAGGCTCCCCGCAGTTTTCTCAAGAGGGTTTTTAAGCGACAGAAACCACACCTTCGACTGGAGGCGCGTGGCGACCTGCTG gttCATCTGAACTGTTTACTCTTTGTTCATCGATTAGCAGAGGAGTCCAGGACAAATGCTTGTGAGAATAAATGTGGAGTCATTAACAAGGAtcatgtactggctgctgcaAAG GTAATTCTGAAGAAGAGCAGAGGCTAG